The Xanthobacter flavus genome includes a window with the following:
- the purS gene encoding phosphoribosylformylglycinamidine synthase subunit PurS produces MKARVIVTLKSAVLDPQGKAIEGALRSLGVAGVQSVRQGKVFDVELAGNDRTAAEGALKDACDKLLANTVIETYKVEFAE; encoded by the coding sequence ATGAAGGCCCGAGTGATCGTCACCCTCAAGTCGGCGGTGCTCGACCCGCAGGGCAAGGCCATCGAAGGCGCGCTGCGGTCGCTGGGCGTGGCCGGCGTGCAGAGCGTGCGCCAGGGGAAGGTGTTCGACGTGGAGCTGGCCGGCAACGACCGCACCGCCGCCGAGGGCGCCCTGAAGGACGCCTGCGACAAGCTTCTCGCCAACACCGTGATCGAGACCTACAAGGTCGAGTTCGCCGAGTGA
- the purQ gene encoding phosphoribosylformylglycinamidine synthase subunit PurQ: MKPAVILFPGSNREQDAVRALRLVSGAKPQVVWHAEHELPKGTDLVVLPGGFSYGDYLRCGAIAARANIMEAVRAHAARGGLVLGICNGFQILCEAGLLPGVLVRNARLRFVCREVLLRVERADTPFTKAYRKGELIRIPVAHGEGNFTASEANLARIEGDGRVAFRYARRDGQIDETDGPNGAINGIAGIYSEKFNVLGMMPHPENYIEPEIGPTDGRGLFESLAGALKAA; encoded by the coding sequence ATGAAACCAGCCGTCATCCTCTTCCCCGGCTCCAATCGTGAGCAGGACGCCGTTCGCGCGCTGCGGCTCGTTTCCGGCGCCAAGCCCCAGGTGGTGTGGCACGCCGAGCATGAGCTGCCCAAGGGCACCGACCTCGTGGTCCTGCCCGGCGGCTTCTCCTACGGCGACTATCTGCGCTGCGGTGCCATCGCCGCGCGGGCGAATATCATGGAAGCCGTGCGCGCCCATGCGGCCCGCGGCGGCCTGGTGCTCGGCATCTGCAACGGCTTCCAGATCCTGTGCGAGGCGGGGCTGCTGCCCGGCGTGCTGGTGCGCAACGCGCGCCTGCGCTTCGTCTGCCGCGAGGTGCTGCTGCGGGTGGAGCGGGCGGATACGCCCTTCACCAAGGCCTATCGCAAGGGCGAGCTCATCCGCATCCCCGTGGCCCACGGCGAGGGCAATTTCACCGCCTCCGAGGCCAACCTGGCGCGGATCGAGGGCGACGGCCGCGTCGCCTTCCGCTACGCCCGCCGCGACGGCCAGATCGACGAGACGGACGGCCCCAACGGCGCCATCAACGGCATCGCCGGCATCTATTCCGAGAAGTTCAACGTGCTCGGCATGATGCCCCACCCGGAAAACTACATCGAGCCGGAGATCGGCCCCACCGACGGACGCGGCCTCTTCGAGAGCCTCGCCGGCGCCCTCAAGGCGGCGTGA